The DNA sequence ataataaaagaaaacctAAGGAACTCTGAATATTGATACGAATGCATTTGTTAATTTTGCCTGTCCATACTGGAAATTAAATATAGCAGATGTCCACAACAATGGCCAGTTGACAGTGCTTCCACCAACAGCGATTGTCATTTTAAGAATATGGATCACCTGTGATGACATCATTGCACAGCATTTGCACCACTCAGTGGCCAGGTGAGAAGTTTCCCTATCATACCATAGGCTTCATAAAATTGACTGGAACCATTGTACTTTCTGTTAGGAATCCTGCCCTCTTAAGATGCTGCAGTCTTAGGAGAGCGCCTCTTTTAGGATTTCCCCTAAGAGACTTTTCTAGAGACTTCTCTCAGCACTCAGAAAAGTTCTCCCCACAGTAAATGCTTGAAATCTAGGTGCAGAAACTTAGCTGGCATTGCAGTGACTAATAACATCATGGGAACTGGCATAAGCACATGCTATGCTAGCAAAACTGCAACCAAACTGTACCAAACAACTAAACAATAACTACATTAGTGTGTGTTCTATTTCTACACCTGGCCTAGTAGCCTAAATACAGTAGTTCAGGTAgcaggggagagcagggcaaAACCTAACatggggtaaaatgtaacaagGACTTATGAAAGCTTTTTCaagcgtgaatgtgtgtgagaccaACCTGCAATGCACAAAAGAAGAAGCACACCTAAGTACATTTAGTGTGCACAATATGGTCACCATGGCATGGAATGCAGCTAATTTTACATATCAGAGGTATGATACAATATGAACATTCATACAGTATGATCTGAGGGCTTTTTGAGGAAATAATAAAGGGAAATACCTTTCACCGAGTCCAGTCTATATTAATCATATGAACTATGTTCACTATGTCTTCTGACAATGGATAAAATTGGATGAACTCAGAAAACAATTTCATCAAACTTTATTTGACATACTGTTAAATCATAGAGTAATACACCACATAGTATTGTACATTATTCCAGGGAGGCTGTTAATaaagtgtttaaaatgtattaactgcaaaaaaatattggcGTAGTGATCCTACAAAATGAAAGAGCAACTATACTTTTGAAACTGTTTTACATCACTACGTGGAGAAAATGTATGCTGATTTTCAAAGTCCTGCTGTTTCTTCTAGGCATCACATCAGTCAAGTCACTATCCAGTGTCCATACACAGTAAATTCaaccagtgttaattcaacacttaacagataacatttggtcccactctgaacattttactgtgtagagaCAACCATCGCTCTAACAATATCATAAATGAGTGCACTAGTGAGCTTTAGTGTGCATTTGGTACACACTATGCAGTTTCAGTTCATATTAATGGTCTGTAGTTACATTGCATCTTGGCTGAGGTACAGTATATTATTGAGCAAGCACACCatacaaatactgtatgttGGTATCTAAACCCATTTACTTAGCAAAACATTGCGTGCATCACACATATTACAAAATGACatttacaatacaaaacatgagaTGGCATACTTCTGTTTTTGTGCTAGTTTGCTATTTTTGCCAAGTATTTAAACACTTTAGAAAAATAGGATTTCACCtcattaaaatttgaaaatgttttctgtgtcaTACCCCCTCACATGATAATGACAACTGTGTTCTTTTGTTCCCTCTGGGGAATTCCGTAAATTTCTTTATTTGGAAACTACTGTGTATTTTATACCCTCCTCAGACCCAGCAAGTAAttgtctctggtcttaatctcaagaaccatatattcctATGCCGAAACCTAGACTACATGGGGCAGTatataagaatgaaataaatatttgaaaatattttcactgcaacatctTGATGTCATCCAAGCCACTTGTATTATGCCtaaaaaaactgtaatgtgCAAAACTGAAATTGTGTGATGTCTGTGCCAGTCAACCTGTTCTCTTTGGCAATCGACCGACCAAAAATATAGCTGTGGAATCAATCATATGTACATAGAATTGCAATATTCTCTCTTTGGACAAGACATTTTATGATGCATGAGGACAACAATGTGAATGAATTACTATGACATACTATTACATCTGGGGTAGCAGTGTGTTTTAATGGTTAGGGAGCTCAGTTTTCCCGCTGGGCCACGACTTTCATACGATTGGGCCACGGTAATGAGCCTGAATTGTTTCGCTAAAAACACCCAGTTGTATTCCGTGCAAGAGGATGTGTTAAATAGttcaatataatgtaataagacCACACTCATTTTTACTGATGTAGTCGTGTTTAatgtaggtgttttttttcttcttgcaaataaataatggttgaatagtatttttcataaatgtagcTAGTGCACCTATAATTCACTTTGTTGACATGTCCCATCAACAGCATCATAAATTTCCTAATTAATCTGGTGTAATTAGTAGAACCTATGCTGTATTGTATCAAATAAATATCTGCAATGATGAGCCTTAATTATCTGGGTTGAACCGCCTGCCACATGCCTGTCAAGTAAGATGGTCAGGAGTTTCTAGACACAAGAATATAACCACTTAATGCTATTTTAGTCAATAGGACATGTTCAAGAAAAACTTGATTGGGACCACCTCTTTCCTGGAGAAGCTGCTCATTGTTTTGGTTGACAATTCATATATTATGTTAAAACCACTAGTGAGAAATTCATTCATCTACCTAGAATTATGACCCATGGGTGCTAGACCTTGATTTATTACACAGAGTAAAAGTTAACAGCGTTTGCTCTACTGAAATCAAACAAGAGATTTTTGGTTTAGAAATTAATCTGAGGTTACTGGGCCAAATGAGAGAAGtctgtgtataaaaaaagaTGCTAAAATAATAGATGTTGCCATTGCACTAAATAAGATTCATATTATTAAAATTTCCAAAGAAAATTACTTTGCCACTGAATAAATGAGTTACAAGAAATAGAAAGGattagaaaatgaaatgtgcattgacatttgttttggatATGATTGTCCATTATGTCGTACCATATTTTATCATGCCAttctagtgtttttttgtttttgttttgtttttttaactttgagTTAGATATACTTTTCTGTGGTCtcaattttaatacattttttaaaaaaactttttttttatcagtccATTTTCACTTGCATtaaacggtaaatggactgcatttatatagcacttttaaccaaagcgctttacagttgatgcctctcattcacccattcactcacacaccaacggtgaaaggctgccatgcaaggtaccaatcagctcgttgggggCAATTGGGGggtaggtgtcttgctcagggacacttcgacacgcccagggtgggggatcgaaccgacaaccctccgactgccagacaaccgctcttacctcctgagctatgtcaccccagaTAATATTTACAGAGCATATCGTTTAACTCTTCCCTCAGACATGGCATTTGCAGCTTGGTAAAGGTTTGTCTCTTTGTACCAGACACTGCATCCATGAcccagtgtctgttctatttatgCAAGTGAAATTGCTGCTGACACAAGGGAATTCTAGAATGTTACTGCCTCTTAGAACCTGAGGCTTCTAAGCCTAGGAAAACTTCTCTTAACCCCCACTGTAGAATGCTTTTGTACAGGCTGTGTATTTTGTGTAACATTTCATTTCCACTccaaataacaaagaaaaaagattttaatgaaGTAACACATATAGCTACAAAGCTAGATACCGAAGAATAGACAAAAACAGGCAGCTTTTTCCCCATCAAATTTTGAGACACACTCCCATGATATCTGATTTCTGCTACAACCTGTCAGTAGTTCCATTCTGAACACTCTGTTGACATTCCACTACTCAACAGCCACTTGCTTTAAACAATTTTGGAGGCAGCAGCTTGGGGAGAATAGGACAAGGTGCACAGACTTTTGCATGAAAAGGGGTTCTCAATTTAGCTCCCAGGGTGGCAGGATGGTTGGGTGTTCAGACCGAGCTGTGTCTACCATGAATCTGCTGTACGTTACTGGTGATAAAGCTAGTGTGGGACGGGGCTTGAAAGCAAACCTTCTTAAAGAAAGAATCAATACAGTGGATTtaacacaatattttaaaagggtGTGCATCAGCTGTGATCCTCCGCTCTCTTCTTAACTCCCCGTACTCTCGGgctgtgaagaaagaaaaaaaaaactgttaggCGGCATCTCTTACTGAGGACAGCATTGGCTGGTGATTTCACACAACGTACACAAACAGAAGAGCCATGCTGAAGTTTCATTAGCCGTGTTCTTGACCATCGGATGAGCTCACGCTCCAAAATAGAGGACTATCTCTGCAGAACACATGATCAACATATCAGCATGTGCCATGATTGGCTGAAGATCTCAGATAAAGTATTGCATagttttaaattgcttttgaaaatgtacacaacTAAAACAAACTTACATTTTACACTGGACCTgccagagacagagggacaaagagagtgaaagagagtgagtgagtgagagagatgaaaCAAGCTTCTTTGCGTATTTGTTTTCAAACAGTTCTGATTAATATTATGAACAATactataaatgataaaaaatattatttcagaaccTGAACCTACATGACTGTCACGGTCTTCATCACTGTCATCCTCACTAAGAGTGGGCTTGGCTATGCCCCGGCTCGGACTTTTCTTTTCCACATCATTCCAGGACTCATCCATTTTGCCAAGCTTGACTTTAGCTTTtgctgtaaaaaatgtaaaaaaatcttAATGTTAATGAGTTGATACCTGAATATGAAACTGTCCATGTATTTggagaaacaagaccaggtcaaaacctagtataatGATGGACCTCTCTGGCCAaccagtggtgtaacttcataactcagctgaccaatggtgtaacttcatcactcagacactcagtcagtcacagacatttgcgtttgtagggctggccccgctgtcgcggtccagccaaaaaatgcacataagcacacatgtTCTCACTAGATACTGAAACTTTCACAATGAAGCATTTTTTATTACAGGGAGTTTCATTTTGGGAGGATTTTGAGAAGAATCTTACACTCTGATTCTGACTCAATTTCATCAGTGTCACCAGcactctcctcttccctctgttCCTTTTCAGCAATCTTCTGCCGAGCGCTCTCGAACACTGACTGGAGCACAATGGAGTCTTCATAGATCTGCAGGGGACCACACAAGAACAGCAGCAACTCAATCTATCATTTCCAAATCGAGTCTGTTATCAGTATAACACGCTCAGTTCAACGAATCATTAATTAACACACGCGTGGAAATGTTTTCCAAAGCTATGAAAATGATAAGATTTGAGTATTCAAAGTAATTGCCAGCAGATTCTCATTCATAAGACATAGTCCACCTTGACTGTTTTACAATATTTATGCTGCTTATTTCTGATTTTGTCAAGTAGATGCCTGCAGTTTAAGCTACAAGTGAGCCCTGGAgagacaccacagacacacctggGATCCCTCCAGATGGAAGGTCTGAGCATTGTGACACAGGAGCAGAACGTCCTTCTCCAGATCCTCTACACTCCTGTACTTGTGGTTACGAACACGTTCCTGATGGCAAAAATACAGCTAGGCTCAGAAAGAGATTAGGTTTGGTTTAAATACAATCATTTACTATGAGTACAATGATATTTCCAACATGTAAAACACAAACCTGAGAACTGACTGAATAATATAAATGGAGCTTTGGACAGTAACAGACAactttttttgcataaaaatgtCTTCCATATTCAATGGTAATCAGTCCAAATAAAGATCACCTTTCCCACAGCATCTACcaccactaccactaccacaTCACGACCACTAGTACTGTAACTACCAATAATACTCAAATGcacaacaaatatatttaattgagCCCACCTTAATCTTCTTGAAGTCCACAGGCTTCCTGATCAACTCATAGTACTCTGGAAGTTCCTTCCTGGACTGCAGTTGGATGAAAGCTTTGCTAAGCTGTCGGCCAGACCTGAAATCAAACACACTGCAAGCCTGAGAAACGAGATGTGGCTTGTGTGCACTCTGCTGTCTATAGGGCCCAACAGAATAGCAGAATGTGAGAATGCAATCAAACAAGGAGCATCTCTACAATTCTATGCAACACATTACTGACTAACACCAAAACTGACATCTTGAACCTCATTTGATTTTAACAGAACACTGTTAGAATAAATAGCTTTTTTCAAAGATGTATTAAAAGATGTACTGTGATGTTATTTTCTGCATATCTTCCAAGGTAAGGTTAATCTTCTGTGGTTGGCAATATGagctaatgataataatatctTTCAGTGTGGCAATGCAGCAAGTGAAaattgtttgtgtatatattttttttcttgtatcaTGTTTTGTTAAATGGAAATTTCAAAagctttgtttcttttaaaaatctgtaaaattgtctcatcttttattcatttattattattatcaattattttattatctttctatttgaaaataaaacccaTACGGTTTCCTAAATAGACAGCAACTAAATAGAAAAGAAATGCATCCATATTGTCCTACCATAGTGGAAAGATGACATGGAAAATTAATACTTCCTTTTTACAGCTTGGGTTCTCTGAAGCATGCTGTGACTTGaagtgttgccatggcaacaaggCAAAGTTAAGTATACCTTATAAAAAATAGGCATAGACGCTGTCTGACATGGTATTGCCAAACAGCCTAaacattttcatactcatctaCTGAATGGGTTGCACTAGGGCACCCGTTTAAAATTCATCAATTTATTCTTAATTATGATGACTCTGCTCTTGAAAGAAAATTAAAGGTAATCCTTTATGAATTAGATGTCTTGAACAATAATCCTTCTGGAAGAAAACCCTTCAATAAAATTGAACGGCGGACTTTTAAAATCTTTGGCACTCTGCACAATATGGAAACCTTCCTTCCCTGACGACACCAGTGATACGGCGTAAATTGGAAATGCAGCTGTCGAATGCAGACTCACTGCTGTTATACAGAAACAGTGCATAATAACAATTCATTCAAATTGTGAATGTGAATCAGAGAAACCAGACACttattgtttttcccccaaaacccTGGCTTTTTTCCAAACAAGCAACTCAACCTAATGGAAAGAGCTCTCTACCTAAGCAATGtatcaattaataaataatccagTGCCATGATGCAACTCATCCTAAGGAAAAGTGTTTTCCACTTCATCAGTACATCAATCGATGAGTAATCCAGTGCTTTGATACAATTCATCCTGAACACGTGCTCTCTCTAACCTCATCCCTAATCTATCAAAAATAACCCAGTACAATAATCCAATTCCCAGTCTAGAACCATACTATAAAACAGAAGTGAATGactgagagatacagcataTGAATTTACAGCCAATtataccattttttaaatatacgtAATGAATGGGAATATAGAAAAGTATACAATTCCAAAATTTATGGCATGCCCTGAGAACACTGAAGCTATTTATACAGGTTAATGACATTGAACAAGAACAATGAGCTGATGTTATGTATTGAAATTAAGTGGACTCCAAAACACTATGACATATGCTTTAAACTATCCAATTACATCAGTACCCAGTGACGTCTTTATTGTCAGATTCATTTTTCTCCTTTACTTTGGCTTCTGTCCTTTGTTCTGGGCACCTACTGGAATCCATTACTGAtacaaattaattcaattcacctttctgtctttttctgtaTACAGTGTGTGGGGAGAAGGGAACCATGTTTTCAACATTCTTTATATCCGTATAAAAATTCTATTTATTAAAGACTTGGGGGTTTGCAGTCCCTCGTACCCATCCTTGTAGCTGATGACGGTGTCCACGATGGCATTCATCTGCTTGGTGAGCTTTGGTGGGTTTGGGGAAAGCTTTTCTGCTGGGGGTCGACCACGCCTCTTTTTTACTTTCTCTCCGTCTTCCTTGCCAGGATCCTTGAGGACACGTCGCCTCCCTCTGCGTTTCTTTGCATGGATTTCCTCTTCCATCTCCTCCAGGTTATTTTCCCTTGTACCCTGTTAATAGGTCATTTGGAACCTTGTGAAAAGGGTTTTAGAATGGTAAGCAATGGTAATGGGTTGGTAATGGGTTTTAGAATGGTAAGCAAAACTGAAATTCCTGAATAGAGGACATATACTAGACAAATCATTTCTGGAGCCTTGAAGAGCTTTAAGcaattaaagtgtttttttttactttacagtgTAGGACTTACTGATGTGAACAAAATTTCAAGATATATTTTCAAAAGCTACATTTTTAAACCCTGTTGCCAGTCTAAAATGAGAGTGGTTATAgcatttaacttgcacaaagAAGTTAAATAACAATTAATGCATGATTCAACTGATTAACTAATCAGTTGTTTCCAATCAAGACTTTAAGTAGACTCAGGAGTCTTAGTGTTGGGGTTAAaacgggcggcag is a window from the Anguilla rostrata isolate EN2019 chromosome 14, ASM1855537v3, whole genome shotgun sequence genome containing:
- the LOC135239877 gene encoding probable global transcription activator SNF2L2, with the translated sequence MKRLAARCSAGLLILSPLTVIADSRPTDFRQGTRENNLEEMEEEIHAKKRRGRRRVLKDPGKEDGEKVKKRRGRPPAEKLSPNPPKLTKQMNAIVDTVISYKDGSGRQLSKAFIQLQSRKELPEYYELIRKPVDFKKIKERVRNHKYRSVEDLEKDVLLLCHNAQTFHLEGSQIYEDSIVLQSVFESARQKIAEKEQREEESAGDTDEIESESESKAKVKLGKMDESWNDVEKKSPSRGIAKPTLSEDDSDEDRDSHVQCKIPRVRGVKKRAEDHS